One segment of Erigeron canadensis isolate Cc75 chromosome 2, C_canadensis_v1, whole genome shotgun sequence DNA contains the following:
- the LOC122589012 gene encoding uncharacterized protein LOC122589012: MRCNRGIWKSLQAFSAHTLLFTFTLLLLLKLQHHFFSLYSWWIIFLPLFLFHAVVARGRFSLPAPSVPHGRHWAPFHAIVATPLLVAFEVLLCVFLETAHVREAPTVSLKLVFLPLLAFEITILVDNFRMCKALLPGDDVNLSDDAIWETLPHFWVAISMVFFVAATVFTLLKLSGDVSSLGWWDLFINFGIAECFAFLVCTKWSNPVIHRTSQIPVPNSSSSDEISEHSICGVQDIGGHVIKIPIIGFQILLFMRLEGKPAAARFIPLYVVFSPIFLVQGIGVLISASNLVERIIILLRTGAGRGRYFRYAARARDSFCFLHRGSRLLGWWSTDEGSQEEQARIFFNGSSGYNTFSGYPPEIVKRMPKKDLTEEVWRLQAALNEQTNITESSVQNYERLQNEKVLCRICFEREINTVLLPCRHHILCSCCSGKCQKCPICRVSIEECLLVDDV, encoded by the exons atgaggTGTAACAGAGGGATATGGAAATCATTGCAGGCTTTCTCAGCTCACACTTTACTCTTCACTTTCACTCTCTTACTCCTTCTGAAGCTCCAACATCACTTCTTTTCCCTTTACTCTTGGTG GATTATCTTCCTTCCGCTTTTCCTGTTTCACGCGGTTGTTGCCCGAGGAAGGTTCTCTTTACCTGCACCATCGGTTCCCCATGGCCGTCAT TGGGCACCATTTCATGCGATTGTTGCGACTCCTTTGCTTGTTGCATTTGAAGTGCTTTTATGTGTCTTTCTGGAGACTGCACATG TTAGGGAAGCCCCAACTGTAAGCTTGAAGCTTGTCTTTCTTCCATTATTGGCATTTGAAATAACTATTCTCGTCGACAATTTCAG AATGTGCAAGGCTTTACTTCCAGGAGATGACGTAAATCTAAGCGATGATGCAATATGGGAGACGCTTCCT CATTTTTGGGTTGCAATCTCTATGGTTTTCTTTGTAGCTGCCACCGTGTTCACCCTTCTAAAGCTATCCG GTGACGTAAGTTCATTAGGCTGGTGGGACTTGTTCATAAACTTTGG AATTGCAGAGTGCTTTGCATTTCTGGTTTGTACTAAATGGTCCAATCCAGTAATTCACAGAACTTCTCAAATACCTGTACCAAACTCATCATCCTCGGATGAGATCTCTGAGCATAGCATATGTGGTGTACAAGATATAGGTGGCCATGTTATAAAAATTCCCATCATTGGTTTTCAAATCCTCCTTTTTATGCGCTTGGAG GGGAAACCTGCTGCTGCTAGATTTATCCCTCTTTATGTTGTCTTCTCTCCTATATTTTTAGTTCAAGGAATAGGAGTCCTTATTTCTGCATCTAATTTGGTGGAGAGAATCATCATTTTACTACGTACGGGGGCTGGTAGAGGAAGATACTTTAGATATGCTGCTAGAGCTCGTGACTCCTTTTGCTTTTTGCACCGTGGATCCAG GCTCCTTGGTTGGTGGTCAACTGATGAAGGAAGCCAGGAAGAACAAGCACGGATTTTCTTCAATGGGTCTTCTGG ATATAACACATTTTCTGGTTATCCACCTGAAATAGTCAAGAGAATGCCCAAGAAGGATCTAACTGAGGAG GTCTGGAGACTTCAAGCAGCTCTTAATGAGCAAACCAATATCACAGAATCCAGCGTACAAAACTATGAAAGACTTCAAAAT GAAAAAGTCCTATGTAGGATTTGCTTCGAACGTGAAATAAACACGGTGCTACTCCCTTGTAGACATCATATTCTTTGCAG TTGCTGCAGTGGAAAATGTCAAAAATGCCCTATATGTCGAGTCAGCATCGAGGAATGCTTGCTTGTAGATGATGTGTAG